The proteins below come from a single Phycisphaeraceae bacterium genomic window:
- the tssB gene encoding type VI secretion system contractile sheath small subunit encodes MAKASSQKFIARNRAPRVQIEYDVELYGAEKKVNLPFVMGVMADLSGKPAEELPGVADRKFLEIDVDNFDDRLKASKPRVAFQVPNTLTGEGNLSLDLTFESMDDFSPAAVARKVDALNKLLTARTQLSNLLSYMDGKSNAEELLSKALKDSALLSALASKAKDGSGEGGAQ; translated from the coding sequence ATGGCCAAAGCAAGCAGTCAGAAGTTCATTGCCCGCAATCGCGCGCCGCGCGTCCAGATCGAGTATGACGTCGAGTTGTACGGTGCTGAGAAAAAGGTCAACCTTCCGTTCGTCATGGGCGTGATGGCAGATCTCTCGGGCAAGCCAGCCGAGGAGTTGCCGGGGGTTGCCGACCGCAAGTTTCTCGAGATCGATGTCGACAACTTCGACGATCGACTCAAGGCGTCCAAGCCACGCGTGGCGTTCCAGGTGCCAAACACTCTTACAGGCGAGGGCAACCTCAGCCTCGATCTGACCTTCGAGAGCATGGACGACTTCTCGCCCGCAGCCGTCGCCCGCAAGGTCGATGCCCTGAACAAGTTGCTCACGGCGCGTACGCAACTGTCAAACCTGCTGTCATATATGGACGGCAAGAGCAACGCCGAAGAGTTGCTCAGCAAGGCCCTCAAGGATTCGGCGCTGCTCTCGGCGCTGGCGTCCAAGGCCAAGGACGGTTCGGGTGAAGGAGGGGCTCAGTAA
- the tssC gene encoding type VI secretion system contractile sheath large subunit, producing the protein MADNPEMQAQSGPVETMQEGEFAALLEGSFKPKSDRQKSAIEEGVQTLAAQALSQTTLISDDVVKTIESMIAELDRKLTEQINLILHHPDFQTLEGTWRGLHHLVNNTETDEQLKIRVLNISKKDLGKTLKKFKGTAWDQSPLFKKMYEEEFGSPGGEPYGCLVGDYHFDHSPPDVEILTGMAQIAAAAHAPFIAGSDPKVMNMDSWQELSNPRDLTKIFGSAEYAPWRSLRESEDSKYIGLAMPRFLSRLPYGSKTSPVEDFAFEEDTEGADHSKYTWSNSAFAMAVNINRAFKMYGWCSRIRGVESGGMVEGLPCHTFPTDDGGVDMKCPTEIAITDRREAELAKNGFMPLSHWKNTDYAVFVGAQSLHKPAEYDDPDATANANLGARLPYLFSTCRFAHFLKCIVRDKIGSFKERADMERWLNNWIMQYVEPIPESATEEAKARRPLAAAEVTVEEVEGNPGYYSSKFFLRPHYQLEGLTVSLRLVSKLPSQKG; encoded by the coding sequence ATGGCTGACAATCCAGAAATGCAAGCACAGTCCGGACCAGTTGAAACCATGCAGGAGGGAGAGTTTGCAGCCCTTCTCGAAGGCAGTTTCAAGCCAAAGAGCGATCGGCAGAAGTCGGCAATCGAAGAAGGTGTGCAGACGCTCGCTGCTCAAGCGCTGTCGCAGACGACACTCATCAGCGACGACGTAGTCAAGACGATCGAGTCGATGATCGCTGAACTCGATCGCAAACTCACTGAGCAGATCAATCTGATTCTGCACCACCCCGATTTCCAGACACTCGAAGGCACATGGCGAGGCCTCCATCACCTCGTCAACAACACTGAGACCGACGAGCAACTCAAGATCCGCGTGCTCAACATCTCCAAGAAGGATCTTGGCAAAACTCTCAAGAAATTCAAGGGAACCGCGTGGGATCAAAGCCCGCTGTTCAAGAAGATGTACGAAGAAGAGTTCGGGTCGCCAGGTGGCGAGCCTTATGGCTGCCTCGTCGGCGATTATCATTTCGACCATTCACCCCCCGATGTCGAGATCCTGACGGGCATGGCGCAGATCGCAGCTGCTGCCCACGCACCGTTCATCGCAGGCTCTGACCCCAAGGTCATGAACATGGATTCATGGCAGGAACTGAGCAACCCCCGCGATCTGACCAAGATCTTCGGCTCGGCCGAGTATGCGCCGTGGCGGAGCCTGCGCGAAAGCGAAGATTCCAAGTACATCGGCCTCGCGATGCCGAGGTTCCTGTCGCGGCTGCCTTACGGCTCAAAGACCAGCCCCGTCGAGGACTTCGCATTCGAAGAAGACACCGAAGGTGCCGACCACAGCAAGTACACCTGGTCAAACTCTGCGTTCGCCATGGCGGTCAACATCAACCGCGCGTTCAAGATGTACGGCTGGTGCAGCCGCATTCGCGGTGTCGAGTCGGGTGGTATGGTCGAGGGGCTCCCTTGCCACACATTCCCGACCGACGACGGTGGCGTGGACATGAAGTGCCCGACCGAAATCGCAATCACGGACCGTCGTGAAGCCGAACTGGCCAAGAACGGGTTCATGCCGCTGAGCCACTGGAAGAACACCGATTACGCGGTGTTCGTCGGTGCCCAGAGTCTCCACAAGCCTGCGGAATATGATGATCCGGATGCGACTGCCAATGCAAATCTTGGCGCTCGCCTTCCGTATCTGTTCTCGACGTGCCGCTTTGCGCACTTCCTCAAGTGCATCGTCCGCGACAAGATCGGTTCGTTCAAGGAGCGGGCGGACATGGAGCGGTGGCTCAACAACTGGATCATGCAGTATGTCGAGCCGATCCCCGAATCCGCAACCGAGGAAGCCAAAGCCCGTCGTCCATTGGCGGCTGCCGAGGTCACGGTTGAAGAAGTTGAAGGAAATCCGGGGTACTACTCATCCAAGTTCTTCCTCAGGCCTCACTACCAACTCGAAGGCCTGACCGTCTCCCTGAGGCTGGTTTCTAAGCTCCCGAGCCAGAAGGGCTGA
- the tssA gene encoding type VI secretion system protein TssA — protein sequence MALDIDRLLAEVSPDEPCGPDLSYDTAYFELMRAAEGTPAQQIGDSVKEGEEPDWRDVKSRAIELLARSKDLNVVMTLLAAMVHNDGMTGLADGLGLLKALLERHWDGFHPRIDPDEKDDPFLERMNIVASLAAAPGATGDIRKYQANIRLAPLCKSRQLGSFSFRDVLIARGDMPAPSSMPAPPTMGVIEGAFAETESSDLLAFGQAASTANTLAQEIDQWVTAKVGAHNAPDLASLLDLLKQIDRFMQEQLAKRGYGAAPTEAVADQASGDPGSGGGGANDPIRGSVRGTGDVIMLIGKICEYYQKYEPSSPVPILLRRAERLVGKSFVDAVRDLSPDALSQLKMVAGVETFNEY from the coding sequence ATGGCGCTCGACATAGATCGTTTGCTCGCTGAGGTCTCGCCCGATGAACCGTGCGGGCCGGACCTGAGCTATGACACTGCGTACTTTGAACTGATGCGGGCCGCTGAAGGCACCCCCGCGCAGCAAATCGGCGACTCGGTCAAGGAAGGCGAGGAGCCTGACTGGCGCGATGTCAAGAGCCGCGCGATCGAATTACTCGCGCGATCAAAAGACCTCAATGTTGTCATGACTCTTCTGGCTGCGATGGTCCACAACGACGGAATGACCGGTCTGGCCGACGGACTGGGGTTGCTCAAAGCCTTGCTCGAGCGCCATTGGGATGGATTCCATCCTCGCATCGATCCCGACGAGAAGGACGACCCCTTCCTCGAACGGATGAACATCGTCGCCTCGCTGGCAGCTGCTCCGGGGGCAACTGGTGACATCAGGAAGTACCAGGCCAACATACGCTTGGCACCGTTGTGCAAAAGCCGCCAGCTGGGTTCGTTTTCGTTTCGCGATGTTCTGATCGCACGTGGTGACATGCCTGCGCCGTCCTCGATGCCGGCTCCGCCAACGATGGGGGTCATCGAGGGCGCGTTTGCCGAGACCGAGTCGAGCGATTTGCTGGCGTTTGGGCAGGCTGCGAGCACTGCGAATACACTGGCGCAGGAGATCGATCAATGGGTCACTGCTAAAGTCGGGGCCCACAACGCGCCTGATTTGGCTTCCTTGCTCGATCTTCTGAAGCAGATCGATCGCTTCATGCAGGAGCAATTGGCCAAGCGAGGGTACGGTGCCGCCCCGACCGAAGCTGTTGCAGATCAGGCGAGCGGCGATCCTGGTTCGGGCGGCGGTGGGGCTAACGATCCGATCAGGGGGTCGGTCCGCGGGACGGGCGATGTGATCATGCTGATCGGGAAAATCTGTGAGTACTATCAGAAGTATGAGCCTTCCAGCCCAGTTCCGATTCTCCTCCGGCGTGCGGAAAGACTTGTGGGTAAGAGTTTTGTGGACGCAGTAAGGGATCTTTCTCCAGATGCGCTTTCACAGTTGAAGATGGTCGCAGGGGTCGAGACGTTCAACGAATATTGA